In Parasegetibacter sp. NRK P23, a single genomic region encodes these proteins:
- a CDS encoding phosphatase PAP2 family protein produces the protein MNLFEQLIALDEKLFIAIHANGAASWLDPLMLASRNAITWVPLYTFVLYWIIRYRRSNAVLFLLGTLITFAITDFVSASVLKPLIGRERPCYNEAFADYLRNIIGCGGRYSFPSSHASNHFGMAAFWFFSVRAMGARRWYWVWVWALLIGYAQIYVGKHYPLDILGGAVFGTITGYLVSLLFARMMGKKILPGKRTTFDPLP, from the coding sequence ATGAATTTGTTCGAACAACTCATAGCGCTGGATGAAAAATTATTCATTGCTATCCATGCCAACGGAGCCGCATCCTGGCTCGATCCGCTGATGCTTGCGAGCCGGAACGCCATTACCTGGGTGCCGCTTTACACTTTTGTTTTGTACTGGATCATCCGGTACCGGCGCAGCAATGCTGTGTTGTTCCTGCTGGGCACTTTGATCACCTTCGCCATCACGGATTTCGTGAGCGCCAGCGTGCTGAAACCCTTGATTGGTAGGGAAAGGCCCTGTTACAACGAGGCGTTTGCCGACTATTTGCGGAACATCATTGGCTGTGGCGGGCGGTATTCTTTTCCATCCTCGCATGCCTCCAACCATTTCGGTATGGCGGCTTTCTGGTTCTTCAGCGTGCGTGCCATGGGCGCGCGCCGCTGGTACTGGGTCTGGGTTTGGGCGCTGCTGATCGGATACGCGCAGATTTATGTGGGGAAACATTATCCGTTGGATATTTTGGGCGGGGCGGTGTTCGGGACCATAACCGGTTACCTTGTATCCTTGCTGTTCGCCCGCATGATGGGAAAGAAAATTCTACCGGGGAAACGCACTACATTTGACCCGCTGCCCTAA
- a CDS encoding glycosyltransferase family 39 protein: MQTTVLPVITRKWYYYWLSILVLSLVPGLFTTLMEQDAALYAGIAKQIVWRNDWVNLYANGADWLDKPHLPFWITAASFKLLGIGTFSYKLPAFLCWLGAAWYTGALTRHFYGVNTGRVAVLIFLSALHGIISINDVRAEPYLTFFLIASSFHLVKAERAAAQLFPAALFTAAAVMTKGPFVLIPIGGGMLIHWMVKGEWKQFLNWKWYVYLLLTAVFTIPELWCLYLQFDARPELQVFGQKNVSGIRFFLWDSQFGRFFNTGPIKGKGDPFFFLHTLLWAFLSWSILLYAGIVAKFRMLFSGERKAAAEWISFGAGLLTLLVFSLSRFQLPHYLNILFPYFSVLLAAWLLQLKSASAVKNVFFTQRVVSLLMMILPAVVIVLFRPPYWWIYLLLTGGFLWVWWVIKTRDLSSALRTGLAGSVAVALFLNLFFYPALLEYQGGSVAAEWKNKKHPGRQVQFWEINSYGFEFYSDAPVLRSAEIELPLLYTSRAGLAKLDSMALPYTVDAVFSSFPVTRLNGRFLNPASRASRLDSVWLLQVNAVDLNNLEKK, from the coding sequence ATGCAAACAACTGTACTTCCGGTAATTACCAGGAAATGGTATTATTACTGGTTATCCATTTTAGTTTTGTCGCTTGTCCCGGGGTTGTTTACCACGTTGATGGAGCAGGATGCGGCGCTGTATGCGGGCATCGCGAAACAGATCGTGTGGCGGAACGATTGGGTGAACCTCTACGCGAACGGTGCCGACTGGCTCGATAAACCGCATCTTCCTTTCTGGATCACGGCGGCAAGTTTTAAACTGCTGGGCATTGGCACATTTTCCTATAAACTTCCCGCCTTCCTGTGCTGGCTGGGCGCCGCCTGGTATACCGGAGCGCTTACACGACATTTTTACGGTGTTAACACGGGCCGGGTTGCCGTGCTTATTTTTCTTTCAGCATTGCATGGCATTATCAGCATCAACGATGTGCGTGCGGAGCCTTACCTGACTTTTTTCCTGATCGCTTCTTCCTTCCACCTGGTGAAGGCGGAGCGGGCGGCGGCGCAACTATTCCCGGCTGCTTTGTTCACCGCGGCCGCTGTTATGACGAAAGGCCCGTTCGTATTGATTCCCATCGGTGGAGGCATGTTAATCCATTGGATGGTAAAAGGCGAATGGAAGCAATTCCTGAATTGGAAATGGTATGTTTACCTGTTGCTCACAGCCGTGTTTACAATACCGGAGCTCTGGTGTTTGTACCTGCAGTTTGATGCGCGTCCTGAGTTGCAGGTGTTCGGTCAGAAAAACGTGTCGGGTATCCGTTTTTTTCTGTGGGATAGCCAGTTCGGAAGATTTTTCAATACGGGTCCGATAAAAGGCAAGGGCGATCCTTTCTTTTTCCTGCACACACTGCTTTGGGCGTTTCTGTCGTGGAGTATTTTGTTGTATGCGGGCATTGTAGCAAAGTTCAGGATGCTGTTCAGTGGCGAAAGAAAGGCGGCTGCGGAATGGATCAGTTTTGGTGCTGGGCTTCTTACTTTGCTGGTGTTTTCGCTTTCCAGGTTCCAGCTTCCGCATTACCTCAACATACTGTTCCCTTACTTCAGCGTGTTACTGGCAGCCTGGTTGCTTCAACTGAAGTCCGCTTCAGCAGTAAAGAACGTATTCTTCACACAGCGGGTGGTGTCTTTGCTGATGATGATATTACCTGCTGTGGTCATCGTTTTGTTCCGTCCGCCATATTGGTGGATTTATCTGCTGTTAACCGGTGGTTTTCTATGGGTGTGGTGGGTGATAAAAACACGGGATTTGTCTTCGGCCCTTCGTACGGGTTTGGCGGGAAGTGTGGCGGTAGCGTTGTTCCTGAACCTGTTTTTTTACCCTGCTTTGCTGGAATACCAGGGTGGTTCGGTGGCTGCGGAATGGAAAAATAAAAAACACCCTGGCCGCCAGGTGCAGTTTTGGGAAATCAATTCCTATGGGTTTGAATTTTATAGCGATGCGCCGGTGTTGCGTTCTGCTGAAATAGAACTACCGCTATTGTACACCAGCAGGGCTGGTCTCGCGAAACTGGACAGCATGGCGCTTCCCTATACGGTTGACGCGGTATTTTCCAGTTTCCCGGTCACAAGATTGAATGGCCGGTTTTTAAATCCCGCTTCGCGGGCCTCCCGGTTGGATAGCGTATGGTTATTACAGGTTAATGCAGTGGATTTGAATAATTTAGAAAAAAAATAA
- a CDS encoding OmpA family protein, with the protein MFIFCLNARADGQNLLANPGFEDINICTEFNAPCSRAGWFMVLKGFRGKLPVKSGERALPFTFENYYAPFKRAFPYSKILCPLLPGKDYKLQVWLYTGKKAFSHLDVLFTLSDPSRLNVRFGKFEYTLRFSLGDIVERRKDGWILLSKNYIPKEKYRYIVIGNLSNDAEAPRNRKEKNLNGGELDFWIDDISLTATDSTWSPCLEYKQTLSQLYDEKRRHTSFASLDEERNKTPTPLWSEKNSLRPVDPVKQDTLIIPGVVFGVNDSKIDAAGKAVLAEFAERIRLLNVKSIRISGHTDDTGTDTLNKVLSLKRAESVAAYLISKLPQLTEHVVTNGYGNKLPAALNDTPENRAKNRRVEIVVSYVELRGLRRNE; encoded by the coding sequence TTGTTCATATTTTGTCTTAATGCAAGAGCAGATGGCCAAAACCTGTTGGCGAACCCAGGTTTTGAGGACATCAATATTTGCACGGAGTTTAACGCACCATGCTCAAGAGCGGGCTGGTTTATGGTTTTAAAAGGTTTCCGTGGGAAACTGCCTGTTAAATCCGGCGAACGTGCATTGCCTTTTACCTTTGAAAACTATTATGCCCCCTTCAAAAGGGCATTCCCATACTCTAAGATTTTATGCCCGTTATTGCCGGGCAAGGATTATAAATTGCAGGTCTGGTTGTACACCGGCAAAAAAGCGTTTTCACACCTGGATGTGTTGTTCACCCTTAGCGACCCCTCAAGGTTGAACGTCCGGTTTGGTAAATTTGAATATACTTTACGGTTTAGTTTGGGTGACATCGTGGAACGGAGGAAGGACGGATGGATTTTGCTGAGTAAAAATTATATCCCTAAGGAGAAGTATAGGTATATAGTGATTGGAAACTTATCCAACGATGCGGAAGCGCCAAGAAACAGGAAGGAGAAAAATTTGAATGGCGGTGAATTGGACTTTTGGATTGACGATATCAGCCTTACTGCAACAGACAGCACCTGGTCTCCATGCCTGGAATACAAACAAACCCTCTCCCAGCTATATGATGAAAAGAGACGGCACACTAGCTTTGCGTCTCTTGATGAAGAAAGAAATAAGACACCCACCCCTCTTTGGTCTGAAAAAAACAGCTTAAGGCCGGTTGATCCTGTAAAGCAAGATACCCTTATCATACCAGGCGTGGTCTTCGGCGTGAACGATAGTAAAATTGATGCTGCCGGAAAAGCTGTCCTGGCTGAATTTGCGGAAAGAATCAGGCTCCTGAATGTAAAAAGTATTCGTATTAGCGGACACACTGATGATACCGGCACCGATACTTTAAACAAGGTGCTTTCTTTGAAGCGGGCCGAATCGGTTGCCGCTTATCTCATTTCCAAACTGCCACAGTTAACGGAGCATGTTGTTACCAATGGCTATGGCAATAAATTACCGGCAGCATTGAATGACACTCCGGAAAACAGAGCAAAAAACAGAAGGGTTGAAATAGTGGTCAGTTATGTGGAGTTGAGAGGGCTTCGGAGGAATGAATAA
- a CDS encoding SMI1/KNR4 family protein — MNSDKKNKLEQAQDRLGLQFPAELFEFIAKLDNEKVLFGKEEWLFWSVKDKQSDEDDNYIVRASLHFKSEWGLDGLVFATNGIGDYLLVMPEELNDVILVMLHETAELKLFSKNIHDAVQNGPAGYSLTDNYFFKIDEHDVVVRSDNFDEVIAGEDADNFWEHYELRSKLDDLIDDEKTEQTSDILSGLEQLIEHADERNKEWALNKLSDIYFKGFGPIPPNIERALEYNQQAIDIGSFKALSNRAACYFFGIGIDKDIHKAFALATEANELSKANNFADILASKPGGGMYDDLVEMIEKEIRRLKNGG; from the coding sequence ATGAATAGCGACAAAAAGAACAAATTAGAGCAGGCCCAAGACAGGTTAGGTCTGCAATTTCCGGCGGAACTTTTTGAGTTCATTGCTAAACTGGATAATGAGAAGGTGTTGTTCGGCAAAGAGGAATGGTTGTTTTGGTCTGTTAAGGACAAGCAAAGTGATGAAGATGATAATTATATTGTCAGAGCCTCGTTGCATTTCAAAAGCGAATGGGGGTTGGATGGACTTGTATTCGCCACGAACGGCATCGGTGACTACCTGCTTGTTATGCCGGAGGAGTTGAATGATGTAATCCTGGTAATGCTTCATGAAACGGCTGAACTGAAACTGTTTAGCAAGAACATTCACGATGCTGTTCAAAATGGACCGGCAGGATATTCTTTAACTGATAATTATTTTTTTAAAATTGACGAGCATGATGTCGTGGTCCGATCTGATAATTTCGATGAAGTAATTGCTGGTGAGGACGCAGATAATTTTTGGGAGCATTATGAATTGCGATCTAAACTGGATGATTTAATAGACGACGAAAAAACGGAGCAAACATCCGACATCCTTTCCGGGCTGGAACAGCTTATTGAGCACGCCGATGAAAGGAACAAGGAGTGGGCCTTAAATAAATTAAGTGACATTTATTTTAAAGGTTTTGGCCCGATACCCCCAAATATTGAACGTGCGCTGGAGTACAATCAACAGGCAATTGATATCGGTAGTTTCAAAGCACTTTCGAATCGGGCGGCCTGCTATTTCTTTGGAATAGGTATAGACAAAGATATTCATAAAGCCTTTGCGCTTGCGACTGAAGCAAATGAATTGTCGAAGGCAAATAACTTCGCTGATATTTTAGCAAGTAAGCCGGGCGGGGGCATGTACGATGATCTGGTGGAAATGATCGAAAAAGAAATCAGAAGGTTGAAGAATGGGGGGTAA
- a CDS encoding PAS domain S-box protein, with amino-acid sequence MKKLYLLTAFIVGATIASILFNQLLIAGVLTVSLAVFTFLQVFKRARSEADTRYFKSKYDQLATNATIGICIAAPDGKMSFVSNQVLAITGNMDLENKSVSFESLFPAYFQPVIRHHFAEQLEHDVHEIRFRIALHEEKHVEITSYLLYNKHTVSGLHIIVKNITDRVKLEQELELLKAAGEQTQFQVQHLIDAIPLMIYIKDLNGKYVTVNRTFLHYINRRPEEVIGKTIFEVYGHDESFLKTYAEADAKVIQSLEPLEMENVFNGPWGKTHVFTVKFPFFDQQGRLTGVAAITKDNTDAVNYREMLETSSARARARELQLQTLAHHIKHDVRTPLQGAASITAQLLQTPLSAEQQTFLQQLDQTIRHASGTADEMIQFSNELPENTLEEKHPLCIRKITEELAGRFNILTLGRPLNMHNVIHPSVPKSVAGHQQQTTQALQILLAQAFRLTKEGYIQLETQLDELGRNNKVRLRFTISYTGTHESGTVVEASLGWALAQKIATSVEGTLRLGNAEHPVPYFELLLPFELLEQ; translated from the coding sequence ATGAAGAAATTGTACCTGCTGACGGCGTTCATCGTAGGAGCCACCATCGCTTCCATCCTTTTCAATCAACTGCTCATCGCGGGCGTACTTACTGTATCGCTGGCCGTGTTCACATTTTTACAGGTATTCAAAAGAGCCCGTTCCGAAGCGGATACCCGGTATTTTAAAAGCAAATACGACCAACTGGCCACCAATGCCACCATCGGTATTTGCATCGCCGCTCCAGATGGGAAAATGAGTTTCGTGAGCAACCAGGTCCTCGCCATTACAGGGAATATGGACCTGGAAAACAAGTCCGTTTCGTTTGAATCCCTTTTCCCGGCATACTTTCAACCTGTGATCAGACACCATTTCGCGGAACAGTTGGAGCACGATGTTCATGAAATACGTTTCAGGATTGCACTCCACGAAGAGAAACATGTGGAAATCACCAGTTACCTGCTTTACAACAAGCATACGGTTTCCGGATTGCATATTATCGTGAAGAATATTACGGACAGGGTAAAACTAGAGCAGGAACTGGAACTGCTGAAAGCAGCCGGAGAACAAACACAATTCCAGGTGCAGCACCTGATAGATGCCATTCCGCTGATGATTTATATCAAAGACCTGAATGGTAAGTATGTGACCGTGAACCGGACTTTTCTTCACTACATCAACCGTCGTCCGGAAGAAGTGATCGGGAAAACGATTTTTGAAGTGTATGGCCACGACGAGTCCTTCCTCAAAACCTACGCAGAGGCCGACGCTAAAGTGATTCAATCGCTGGAGCCGCTGGAGATGGAAAATGTATTTAATGGTCCATGGGGAAAAACTCATGTGTTCACCGTGAAGTTTCCTTTTTTCGATCAGCAGGGGCGTCTCACAGGGGTGGCCGCTATCACTAAAGACAATACGGATGCCGTGAATTACAGGGAAATGCTGGAAACAAGTTCGGCAAGGGCCAGGGCAAGGGAACTCCAGTTGCAAACGCTTGCCCACCACATTAAACACGATGTAAGAACGCCTTTGCAGGGTGCGGCCAGTATTACGGCGCAACTGCTGCAAACACCGCTTTCTGCGGAACAACAGACTTTCCTGCAACAACTCGATCAAACAATCCGCCATGCTTCAGGAACGGCGGATGAAATGATCCAGTTCTCCAATGAGCTGCCGGAAAATACCCTGGAAGAAAAACACCCGCTTTGCATCCGGAAAATCACCGAGGAACTGGCCGGGCGTTTCAACATACTTACATTGGGAAGACCACTGAACATGCACAACGTGATTCACCCATCGGTGCCCAAAAGCGTTGCGGGCCACCAACAGCAAACCACCCAGGCGCTACAGATCCTGCTGGCGCAGGCTTTCAGGCTTACAAAAGAGGGCTATATCCAGTTGGAAACGCAATTGGATGAACTGGGGCGTAACAATAAAGTAAGACTGCGTTTCACGATTTCGTACACAG